A single region of the Lactobacillus isalae genome encodes:
- a CDS encoding oligopeptide ABC transporter substrate-binding protein: protein MKKVKWLGAITVLSGAALTLTACGNNNNNNNASDKKVSFKEAVPKKQVKKGGTLKYAIESDSPFTGIFLPELSDTATDTEIQAPGLESLFSVNDSYKINNKGAATFKLDKDAKTITIEVKDGVKWSDGKQVTAKDLEYAYEIVGNPKTKTSRYTDSLANLVGLEEYHKGKSDKISGIEMPNGENGRKVVLHFKEMKPGMLQSGNGYFLESAEPYHYLKDVPFDKLLSDDKVRKQPLFFGPYKVQKVVRGQSVTYVPNEHYWRGKPNLDKITMEVIGTNSVSQAIKSHKFDITGVLNAQWNNVKDTKGVNFVGKIPLSYNYLGFKVGKFDKKTGKNVEDKNAKMNNVSLRKAMAYAMNIDAVTKRYSNGLTFRINTLIPAQFGDFSDKSIKGYPYNLKKANELLDKAGYKKRKGEKYRRQPNGKKLTINVAVRGTQPNAEKIWTNYIQQWQKIGLDAKFVGGRPMEFNSWVQDVQADSPKIDVFEGGWSLSSEPSPMDLYSEGAPYNMARFVSPTQSKLLTNIDSTKAFNHKYRVQAFDKWQQWMYDNAYVVPTTNSWSVTAVNDKVTGWSLKPSANSWYDVGFTK from the coding sequence ATGAAAAAAGTTAAGTGGTTAGGAGCAATTACTGTTTTGTCTGGAGCGGCATTAACTTTAACTGCTTGTGGGAATAACAACAATAACAATAATGCTAGTGATAAGAAAGTTAGCTTTAAGGAAGCAGTTCCTAAGAAACAAGTTAAAAAAGGCGGAACATTAAAATATGCTATTGAAAGTGACTCACCTTTCACAGGTATTTTCTTACCAGAATTATCTGATACTGCTACTGACACAGAAATTCAAGCACCAGGCTTAGAATCACTCTTTAGTGTTAATGACAGCTATAAGATTAACAATAAGGGTGCAGCTACTTTTAAGTTAGACAAGGACGCTAAGACTATTACCATTGAAGTCAAAGACGGCGTTAAGTGGTCAGATGGTAAGCAAGTAACCGCTAAGGACCTTGAATATGCTTACGAAATTGTTGGTAATCCTAAGACTAAGACTTCAAGATATACAGATTCTTTAGCTAACCTTGTTGGGTTAGAAGAATACCACAAGGGAAAGAGCGACAAGATTTCTGGTATCGAAATGCCAAATGGTGAAAATGGGCGAAAAGTCGTTCTTCATTTTAAGGAAATGAAACCAGGTATGCTTCAATCTGGTAATGGTTACTTCCTTGAAAGTGCAGAACCATACCACTACTTGAAAGACGTTCCATTTGATAAACTTTTATCAGATGATAAGGTTCGTAAACAACCACTTTTCTTTGGTCCATACAAGGTTCAAAAAGTTGTTCGTGGTCAATCAGTTACTTATGTACCAAATGAACATTACTGGCGTGGTAAGCCAAACTTAGACAAGATTACTATGGAAGTAATCGGAACTAACTCTGTTTCTCAAGCTATTAAGAGCCACAAGTTTGATATTACTGGTGTGCTTAACGCTCAATGGAACAATGTTAAGGATACTAAGGGCGTTAACTTCGTTGGTAAGATTCCGCTATCTTACAACTACTTAGGCTTTAAGGTAGGTAAGTTTGACAAGAAGACTGGCAAGAACGTTGAGGATAAGAACGCTAAGATGAACAATGTCTCATTACGTAAGGCGATGGCTTATGCAATGAACATTGACGCCGTTACCAAGCGTTACAGCAATGGCTTGACTTTCCGTATTAATACTTTAATCCCTGCACAATTTGGAGATTTCTCCGACAAGAGTATCAAGGGCTACCCATACAACTTGAAGAAGGCCAATGAATTGTTAGACAAGGCTGGATACAAGAAGCGTAAGGGTGAAAAATACCGTCGTCAACCAAATGGCAAGAAGTTAACTATTAACGTTGCTGTTCGTGGTACACAACCAAACGCTGAAAAGATCTGGACTAACTACATCCAACAATGGCAAAAGATTGGCTTAGATGCTAAATTTGTTGGTGGTCGTCCAATGGAATTCAACTCTTGGGTACAAGATGTTCAAGCAGATAGTCCTAAGATTGATGTCTTTGAAGGTGGTTGGAGTTTATCATCTGAACCATCACCAATGGACCTTTATAGTGAAGGTGCTCCATACAACATGGCTCGTTTTGTTTCTCCAACTCAATCTAAACTTCTTACTAACATTGACTCAACTAAGGCCTTCAACCACAAGTACCGTGTACAAGCCTTTGATAAGTGGCAACAATGGATGTACGACAATGCCTACGTTGTACCTACTACAAACAGTTGGTCAGTAACTGCTGTTAACGACAAGGTAACTGGCTGGTCACTTAAGCCATCAGCAAACTCATGGTATGATGTTGGCTTTACAAAATAA
- a CDS encoding EamA family transporter: MSKQAKSRLWTILAALAAVMWGISGLFAESLFKISSKITPIWLTQTRLIISGIVLLIIASVLRQKPISVLKDKKNTLHIIAYGLFGLLPVQIFYFIVIEMANASIATILQFIGPFFVLAYLAFTHQQVLRKLDILAALMAFVGVFLLSTHGNFNHLAITPIALFFGLLSALGEASYTLIPVKIVKRISSLVLTGWGMIFAGLGLVIVHPSFPAVPNTPKVWLWVGAIIILGTILPFQIMANALRYVKPSTVSLLDAFEPLSATVGSVLIFGLVMSGMDWLGTTLVIVAVLALNFTPKRKIKIASGNK, translated from the coding sequence ATGAGCAAGCAAGCTAAAAGTAGATTGTGGACGATTTTGGCAGCTTTAGCTGCTGTAATGTGGGGAATTTCAGGTTTATTTGCGGAGTCACTTTTTAAAATTAGTTCAAAAATTACTCCGATTTGGCTAACGCAAACTAGATTAATTATTTCTGGAATTGTTTTATTAATTATTGCTTCAGTTTTACGTCAAAAGCCTATTTCAGTTTTAAAAGATAAGAAAAATACATTGCATATTATCGCCTATGGACTCTTTGGGTTACTGCCAGTACAGATTTTTTATTTTATAGTAATTGAAATGGCTAATGCTTCTATTGCTACGATTTTGCAGTTTATTGGACCATTTTTTGTACTTGCATATTTAGCCTTCACTCATCAGCAAGTTTTAAGAAAGTTAGATATTTTAGCAGCATTGATGGCTTTTGTTGGAGTGTTTTTGCTATCGACTCATGGAAATTTTAATCATTTAGCAATTACTCCCATAGCATTATTTTTTGGTCTATTGTCTGCTCTAGGTGAAGCAAGTTACACTTTAATCCCAGTTAAAATTGTTAAGCGAATTTCAAGTTTAGTTTTAACAGGTTGGGGGATGATTTTTGCAGGACTTGGCTTGGTAATTGTTCATCCAAGTTTTCCTGCTGTTCCAAATACGCCAAAAGTTTGGCTTTGGGTAGGAGCAATCATTATCCTAGGAACAATCTTGCCATTTCAGATAATGGCGAACGCCTTACGCTATGTTAAGCCATCAACTGTTAGCTTGCTGGATGCCTTTGAGCCTTTATCAGCTACAGTTGGTTCAGTTTTGATTTTTGGCTTAGTAATGTCAGGGATGGATTGGTTAGGTACAACCTTAGTAATTGTGGCAGTTTTGGCTTTGAATTTTACGCCTAAAAGAAAAATTAAAATAGCGTCTGGAAATAAATAA